The Streptomyces sp. RKAG293 genome includes a region encoding these proteins:
- a CDS encoding 16S rRNA (uracil(1498)-N(3))-methyltransferase, with amino-acid sequence MTAPVFIVEPEQLRDGSRSGGLLVLSGAEGRHAVSVRRLAVGEEIVLTDGEGAGAYGVVASVEGKDRLEVAVSELRTEPAPAPRITVVQALPKGDRGELAVETMTETGVDAIVPWAASRCITQWRGERGAKALAKWRSTAREAAKQSRRLRFPEVTEPMTTRQLAGLLGGAAFAAVLHEEGSAPLADAALPSEGDIVLVVGPEGGVSPDELAAFAAAGAKPYRLGATVLRTSTAGVAATALLLGRTGRWS; translated from the coding sequence ATGACCGCGCCGGTATTCATCGTCGAACCCGAGCAGTTGCGGGACGGGTCGCGGAGCGGCGGACTGCTGGTGCTGTCCGGTGCCGAGGGGCGGCACGCGGTGTCCGTGCGGCGGCTCGCGGTCGGCGAGGAGATCGTCCTGACGGACGGCGAGGGCGCCGGAGCGTACGGCGTGGTCGCGTCCGTCGAGGGCAAGGACCGGCTGGAGGTCGCCGTCTCGGAGCTGCGCACCGAACCGGCGCCGGCGCCGCGGATCACCGTCGTCCAGGCGCTGCCGAAGGGCGACCGCGGCGAGCTGGCCGTCGAGACGATGACGGAGACCGGGGTCGACGCGATCGTGCCGTGGGCGGCGTCCCGGTGCATCACGCAGTGGCGCGGCGAGCGGGGTGCCAAGGCGCTCGCGAAGTGGCGTTCCACGGCGCGGGAGGCCGCGAAGCAGTCGCGGCGGCTGCGGTTCCCCGAGGTCACGGAGCCGATGACGACCCGGCAGCTGGCGGGTCTGCTCGGCGGGGCGGCGTTCGCCGCCGTCCTGCACGAGGAGGGCTCCGCGCCGCTGGCCGATGCCGCGCTGCCGTCCGAGGGCGACATCGTGCTCGTCGTCGGCCCGGAGGGCGGGGTCTCGCCCGACGAGCTCGCCGCCTTCGCCGCCGCCGGGGCCAAGCCGTACCGGCTGGGCGCGACGGTGCTGCGGACCTCGACCGCCGGGGTCGCCGCGACCGCGCTGCTCCTCGGGCGCACCGGCCGCTGGTCCTGA
- a CDS encoding nitronate monooxygenase, producing the protein MSALTDLSSFSAFPIIQAPMAGGGSTPRLAAAVSDAGGLGFLAAGYKTPEAMYEEIRQLRGLTSNPFGVNLFTPQPDTADRSAVEVYAEQLAGEAAWYSTPLGDPESGQDDAYDAKVAILLDNPVPVVSFTFGCPDRPVFDAFAKAGTYTVVTVTTPGEALAAQWAGADAVCVQGTEAGGHQGTHRDDPELDHAGFGLLSLVPQVRDAVQLPIIATGGLMRGNQIAAVLAVGADAAQLGTAFLVSPESGANALHKRAVTDPVYARTEFTRAFSGRPARGLVNRFMREHGPYAPAGYPQIHHLTAGIRKAAAAAGDPQAMALWAGQGHRLARDLPAGELVAVLMEELNAARKALG; encoded by the coding sequence ATGTCCGCGTTGACCGATCTCTCGTCGTTCTCGGCGTTCCCGATCATCCAGGCGCCGATGGCCGGCGGCGGGTCCACCCCGCGGCTCGCCGCGGCCGTGAGTGACGCCGGCGGCCTGGGTTTCCTCGCCGCCGGGTACAAGACGCCGGAAGCGATGTACGAGGAGATCCGGCAGCTGCGCGGCCTGACGTCGAACCCCTTCGGCGTGAATCTCTTCACTCCGCAGCCCGACACCGCCGACCGGTCCGCCGTCGAGGTCTACGCCGAGCAGCTCGCGGGCGAGGCCGCCTGGTACTCCACCCCGCTCGGCGACCCCGAATCGGGGCAGGACGACGCGTACGACGCCAAGGTCGCGATCCTGCTGGACAATCCGGTCCCCGTCGTCAGCTTCACGTTCGGCTGCCCTGACCGGCCGGTCTTCGACGCGTTCGCGAAGGCCGGGACGTACACCGTGGTCACGGTCACCACACCCGGTGAGGCGCTCGCCGCCCAGTGGGCGGGCGCCGACGCGGTGTGCGTGCAGGGGACGGAGGCGGGCGGCCACCAGGGCACCCACCGGGACGATCCGGAGCTGGACCACGCGGGGTTCGGGCTGCTGTCGCTCGTTCCGCAGGTCCGTGACGCCGTCCAGCTGCCGATCATCGCGACGGGCGGGCTGATGCGCGGCAACCAGATCGCGGCCGTCCTGGCGGTGGGCGCGGACGCCGCGCAGCTGGGCACCGCCTTCCTCGTCTCTCCCGAGTCCGGGGCCAACGCGCTGCACAAGCGGGCCGTCACCGACCCGGTCTACGCCCGCACCGAGTTCACCCGGGCGTTCTCCGGGCGGCCGGCGCGCGGGCTGGTCAATCGCTTCATGCGCGAGCACGGGCCGTACGCGCCCGCCGGGTATCCGCAGATCCACCATCTGACCGCGGGCATCCGCAAGGCCGCGGCGGCGGCCGGTGATCCGCAGGCGATGGCGCTGTGGGCGGGGCAGGGACACCGGCTGGCCCGCGACCTGCCGGCGGGCGAACTCGTCGCCGTGCTCATGGAAGAACTCAACGCAGCACGGAAGGCCTTGGGATGA
- the dnaJ gene encoding molecular chaperone DnaJ → MATDYYAVLGVRRDAGQDEIKKAFRRLARELHPDVNPDPKTQERFKEINAAYEVLSDPAKKQVYDLGGDPLSSSGGGGAGGFGAGFGNFSDIMDAFFGQSQQRGPRSRTRRGQDAMIRLEIELDEAAFGTTKDLQVDTAVTCGTCSGEGAAPGTAAQTCDMCRGRGEVSQVTRSFLGQVMTSRPCPQCQGFGTVVPTPCPECAGDGRVRSRRTLTVKIPAGVDNGTRIQLAGEGEVGPGGGPAGDLYVEIRELPHPTFQRRGDDLHCTVTIPMTAASLGTKCPLETLDGMEEIDVRPGTQSGQSIPLHQRGVTHLRGGGRGDLIVHVEVITPNKLDAAQEDLLRQLAKLRGEERPTGHFQPGQQGLFSRLKDAFNGR, encoded by the coding sequence GTGGCCACGGACTATTACGCGGTCCTTGGCGTGCGCCGTGACGCCGGACAGGACGAGATCAAGAAGGCCTTCCGCCGCCTCGCGCGCGAGCTGCATCCGGATGTGAATCCGGATCCGAAGACCCAGGAGCGCTTCAAGGAGATCAACGCCGCGTACGAGGTGCTCTCGGACCCGGCGAAGAAGCAGGTCTACGACCTGGGCGGCGACCCTCTGTCGTCCTCCGGCGGCGGTGGCGCGGGCGGCTTCGGAGCCGGTTTCGGCAACTTCAGCGACATCATGGACGCCTTCTTCGGGCAGTCCCAGCAGCGCGGGCCGCGGTCGCGGACCCGGCGCGGCCAGGACGCCATGATCCGGCTGGAGATCGAGCTGGACGAGGCGGCCTTCGGCACCACCAAGGACCTCCAGGTCGACACGGCGGTGACGTGCGGCACCTGCTCAGGCGAGGGCGCTGCGCCCGGCACGGCGGCGCAGACCTGCGACATGTGCCGTGGCCGCGGTGAGGTCTCGCAGGTCACCCGGTCCTTCCTGGGCCAGGTCATGACCTCGCGGCCGTGCCCGCAGTGCCAGGGCTTCGGCACCGTGGTGCCGACGCCGTGCCCGGAGTGCGCGGGCGACGGCCGGGTCAGGTCCCGTCGCACGCTCACGGTCAAGATCCCGGCGGGCGTCGACAACGGCACCCGCATCCAGCTGGCGGGCGAGGGCGAGGTCGGCCCCGGCGGCGGCCCCGCCGGTGACCTGTACGTGGAGATCCGGGAGCTTCCGCACCCGACCTTCCAGCGGCGCGGCGACGATCTGCACTGCACGGTCACGATCCCGATGACGGCGGCGTCCCTGGGCACGAAGTGCCCGCTGGAGACGCTCGACGGCATGGAGGAGATCGACGTCCGGCCCGGTACCCAGTCCGGCCAGTCGATCCCGCTGCACCAGCGCGGGGTGACCCATCTGCGGGGCGGCGGCCGTGGTGACCTGATCGTGCACGTCGAGGTCATCACGCCCAACAAGCTCGACGCCGCGCAGGAGGACCTGCTGCGGCAGCTGGCCAAGTTGCGCGGCGAGGAGCGGCCCACCGGTCACTTCCAGCCCGGCCAGCAGGGGCTGTTCTCCCGGTTGAAGGACGCTTTCAACGGCCGCTGA
- the hrcA gene encoding heat-inducible transcriptional repressor HrcA: MLSERRLEVLRAIVQDYVGTEEPVGSKALTERHGLGVSPATVRNDMAALEDEGYIHQPHTSAGRIPTDKGYRLFVDKLAGVKPLTSAERRAIQNFLDGAVDLDDVVGRTVRLLAQLTRQVAVVQYPSLTRSSVRHVELLALAPARIMLVLITDTGRVEQRLIDCPAPMSDTLLADVRARLNARVVGRRFADVPPLVADLPDGFEYDDRPSVSILLATLLETLVEETEERIMLGGAANLTRFNHDFPLTIRPVMEALEEQMVLLKLLGEANDSGMTVRIGHENFHEGLNSTSVVAVGYGSGDEAVAKLGVVGPTRMDYPGTMGAVRAVARYVGQILAES, encoded by the coding sequence ATGCTCAGCGAACGCAGACTCGAAGTACTGCGCGCCATCGTCCAGGACTATGTGGGCACCGAGGAGCCGGTCGGCTCCAAGGCGCTCACCGAGCGCCATGGCCTGGGCGTCTCGCCGGCCACGGTGCGCAACGACATGGCGGCGCTGGAGGACGAGGGCTACATCCACCAGCCCCACACCAGCGCGGGCCGGATCCCGACGGACAAGGGCTACCGGCTGTTCGTCGACAAACTGGCCGGGGTGAAGCCGCTCACGTCCGCCGAGCGGCGCGCGATCCAGAACTTCCTGGACGGCGCGGTGGACCTCGACGACGTGGTGGGCCGCACCGTACGGCTGCTCGCGCAGCTCACCCGGCAGGTCGCCGTCGTCCAGTACCCGTCGCTCACCCGCTCCTCGGTGCGGCACGTCGAGCTCCTGGCGCTGGCCCCGGCCCGGATCATGCTGGTCCTCATCACCGACACCGGACGGGTCGAGCAGCGGCTCATCGACTGCCCGGCGCCGATGAGCGACACGCTGCTCGCCGATGTCCGGGCCCGGCTGAACGCCCGGGTGGTGGGCCGCCGGTTCGCGGACGTCCCGCCGCTGGTGGCGGATCTGCCGGACGGCTTCGAGTACGACGACCGGCCGTCGGTGTCGATCCTGCTGGCGACGCTGCTGGAGACGCTCGTCGAGGAGACCGAGGAGCGCATCATGCTCGGCGGCGCGGCGAACCTGACCCGCTTCAACCACGACTTCCCGCTGACGATCCGGCCGGTCATGGAGGCCCTTGAGGAGCAGATGGTGCTCCTCAAGCTCCTCGGTGAGGCCAACGACTCGGGCATGACCGTGCGGATCGGGCATGAGAATTTTCACGAGGGCTTGAATTCCACATCCGTTGTGGCGGTCGGCTACGGTTCGGGCGACGAGGCAGTCGCCAAACTCGGTGTGGTCGGACCGACCCGCATGGACTACCCCGGAACGATGGGAGCGGTACGCGCAGTGGCACGTTACGTCGGACAGATCCTGGCGGAGTCGTAG
- a CDS encoding MBL fold metallo-hydrolase encodes MDTAESGADGWEHLAPGVARRRLPFLDVTIGLVVGDEGVLLIDTGSTLAEGARLRLQVRELTGRPVTHIALTHAHFDHVFGAAAFSGVRVYGHRALDGCLERGRDALREDAVTHGVGPGPAAEAADVLVRPDRLVDDGYELDLGGGRTALLFHPGTGHTTHDLAVYVPGTPAVVFCGDLVEESGEPQAGPDAVPAAWPATLDRLLAVGGETAVYVPGHGAAVDARFVRAQRDALTARFTAS; translated from the coding sequence GTGGATACCGCAGAGTCCGGCGCCGACGGCTGGGAGCACCTGGCTCCCGGCGTCGCCCGCCGCCGTCTTCCCTTCCTCGACGTCACGATCGGCCTGGTCGTGGGTGACGAGGGCGTACTGCTCATCGACACCGGCTCCACCCTCGCCGAGGGCGCTCGACTACGGCTGCAGGTGCGGGAACTGACCGGTCGCCCTGTGACGCACATCGCTCTCACCCACGCCCACTTCGACCATGTCTTCGGCGCCGCCGCCTTCTCCGGGGTGCGGGTGTACGGGCACCGGGCACTCGACGGCTGCCTGGAGCGCGGCCGCGACGCGCTCCGCGAGGACGCGGTCACGCACGGCGTCGGCCCCGGGCCCGCGGCCGAGGCGGCGGACGTCCTGGTGCGCCCGGACCGGCTCGTCGACGACGGGTACGAACTCGACCTCGGCGGCGGCCGCACCGCCCTGCTCTTCCACCCCGGCACGGGCCACACCACCCACGACCTGGCCGTGTACGTGCCCGGAACGCCCGCCGTCGTGTTCTGCGGCGACCTCGTCGAGGAGTCCGGCGAACCGCAGGCGGGCCCCGACGCCGTCCCCGCCGCCTGGCCCGCCACCCTCGACCGGCTGCTCGCGGTTGGCGGCGAGACCGCTGTCTACGTCCCCGGCCACGGCGCCGCCGTGGACGCCCGCTTCGTCCGCGCCCAACGCGACGCCCTGACGGCCCGGTTCACCGCGTCGTAG
- a CDS encoding DUF3097 domain-containing protein has protein sequence MRSREYGPDLTPPWKKSVPAPEVAAEPDLVVEEVSTGFCGAVVRCEKTAEGLTVTLEDRFGKHRVFPMEPRGFLLDGEPVTLVRPRTGGPGAQRGPLLSASGSIAVQGARARVARAGRIYVEGRHDAELVERVWGHDLRVEGIVVEYLEGIDDLPAIVAAFSPGPDARLGVLVDHLVPGSKESRLASQVSGVADVLVVGHPYIDVWEAVKPSSVGIPAWPSVPRGQDWKTGVCEALGWRETTGEAWQRILASVHTYKDVEPALLGRVEELIDFVTAP, from the coding sequence ATGCGCAGCAGAGAGTACGGTCCCGACCTCACCCCGCCCTGGAAGAAGAGCGTGCCCGCGCCCGAGGTGGCGGCGGAGCCGGATCTGGTGGTGGAGGAGGTCTCGACGGGCTTCTGCGGGGCGGTGGTCCGCTGCGAGAAGACGGCGGAGGGGTTGACCGTGACGCTGGAGGACCGCTTCGGCAAGCACCGGGTCTTCCCCATGGAGCCGCGCGGCTTCCTGCTCGACGGCGAACCCGTCACCCTCGTCCGCCCCCGCACCGGCGGCCCCGGCGCGCAGCGCGGGCCGCTGCTGTCCGCGTCGGGCTCGATCGCGGTCCAGGGCGCCCGCGCCCGGGTGGCGCGGGCCGGACGGATCTACGTGGAGGGCCGGCACGACGCGGAGCTGGTCGAGCGGGTCTGGGGCCACGACCTGCGCGTCGAGGGCATCGTCGTCGAGTACCTGGAGGGCATCGACGACCTGCCGGCGATCGTCGCCGCGTTCTCCCCCGGCCCGGACGCACGGCTCGGCGTCCTCGTCGACCACCTGGTGCCGGGATCGAAGGAGTCCCGGCTCGCGAGCCAGGTCTCCGGCGTCGCCGACGTCCTCGTCGTCGGCCACCCCTACATCGACGTCTGGGAGGCCGTGAAGCCGTCCTCCGTCGGCATCCCCGCCTGGCCCTCCGTACCGCGCGGCCAGGACTGGAAGACCGGCGTCTGCGAGGCGCTGGGCTGGCGGGAGACCACCGGCGAGGCCTGGCAGCGGATCCTGGCCTCGGTCCACACGTACAAGGACGTGGAACCGGCACTGCTGGGCCGCGTGGAAGAACTGATCGACTTCGTCACGGCCCCCTGA
- the hemW gene encoding radical SAM family heme chaperone HemW: MPSVLPDGEPMPEDGALPASALAGAGARPLGFYLHVPYCATRCGYCDFNTYTASELRGSGGVLASRENYADYLIDEVRLARKVLGDDPRQVETVFVGGGTPTLLPAADLVRMLAAIRAEFGFAPGAEISTEANPESVDPAYLAELRAGGFNRISFGMQSAKQHVLKILDRKHTPGRPEACVAEARAAGFEHVNLDLIYGTPGESDDDWRASLDAAIGAGPDHVSAYALIVEEGTQLARRIRRGEVPMTDDDVHADRYLIADERFAAAGFDWYEVSNWATTEAGRCRHNELYWTGADWWGAGPGAHSHVGGVRWWNVKHPGAYAQALSEGRSPGAGRELLADEDRRVERILLELRLAAGCPLGLLAPAGAAAAARAVTDGLLQPEPFAAGRAVLTLRGRLLADAVVRDLVD, encoded by the coding sequence ATGCCTTCCGTACTGCCTGATGGTGAGCCGATGCCCGAGGACGGGGCGCTGCCCGCGAGCGCGCTCGCAGGGGCGGGCGCCCGGCCGCTGGGGTTCTATCTGCACGTCCCGTACTGCGCCACGCGCTGCGGCTACTGCGACTTCAACACCTACACCGCGAGCGAGCTGCGTGGCTCCGGCGGGGTCCTCGCCTCACGGGAGAACTACGCGGACTACCTGATCGACGAGGTCCGGCTCGCCCGCAAGGTGCTCGGCGACGACCCGCGCCAGGTCGAGACCGTCTTCGTCGGCGGCGGCACCCCGACGCTGCTCCCGGCCGCCGACCTGGTCCGGATGCTGGCCGCGATCCGCGCCGAGTTCGGCTTCGCGCCGGGCGCGGAGATCTCCACGGAGGCCAACCCCGAGTCCGTCGACCCGGCCTACCTCGCGGAGCTGCGGGCGGGCGGCTTCAACCGGATCTCGTTCGGCATGCAGAGCGCCAAGCAGCACGTCCTGAAGATCCTGGACCGCAAACACACCCCGGGCCGGCCGGAGGCCTGCGTCGCGGAGGCGCGCGCCGCCGGCTTCGAACACGTCAACCTGGACCTGATCTACGGCACGCCGGGCGAGTCGGACGACGACTGGCGGGCCTCGCTGGACGCGGCGATCGGCGCCGGACCCGACCACGTCTCCGCGTACGCCCTGATCGTCGAGGAGGGCACCCAGCTGGCGCGGCGGATCCGCCGCGGCGAGGTGCCGATGACCGACGACGACGTGCACGCCGACCGGTACCTGATCGCCGACGAGCGGTTCGCCGCGGCCGGATTCGACTGGTACGAGGTGTCGAACTGGGCGACGACCGAAGCGGGGCGCTGCCGGCACAACGAGCTGTACTGGACCGGCGCGGACTGGTGGGGCGCGGGCCCCGGCGCGCACAGTCACGTCGGCGGCGTGCGGTGGTGGAACGTCAAGCACCCGGGCGCGTACGCGCAGGCGCTGTCCGAGGGGCGCAGCCCCGGCGCGGGACGGGAGCTGCTGGCGGACGAGGACCGGCGCGTCGAGCGGATCCTGCTGGAGCTGCGGCTGGCGGCGGGGTGCCCGCTGGGGTTGCTGGCGCCGGCGGGGGCGGCGGCCGCGGCGCGAGCGGTGACGGATGGGCTGCTCCAGCCGGAGCCTTTTGCGGCCGGGCGGGCCGTTCTCACGCTGCGCGGACGGTTGCTGGCCGATGCGGTGGTGCGGGACCTGGTCGACTGA